The Chitinophagales bacterium genome has a segment encoding these proteins:
- a CDS encoding phosphoribosylanthranilate isomerase, which produces MKVKICGMREAANIEAVVKLQPDFMGFIFYPKSKRYITEIPVTIPSNIKKVGVFVNEDIKNIIKIATQNNLDYIQLHGDEAPEYCEELKLFDIKIIKAFGIDDNFDFTVIDDYLPFIDFVLFDNKSQQYGGTGEKFSWYKLKEYNGIKPYFLSGGLDQIDIPYIEELLGNTNIYALDFNSKLEIEPALKDIEKCKTVIELTHKM; this is translated from the coding sequence ATGAAAGTAAAAATTTGTGGCATGAGAGAGGCAGCTAATATTGAAGCAGTTGTAAAACTACAACCAGATTTTATGGGATTTATATTCTATCCTAAATCAAAAAGATATATTACAGAAATTCCGGTAACAATACCTTCAAACATTAAAAAAGTAGGCGTTTTTGTCAATGAAGATATTAAAAATATCATTAAAATAGCAACTCAAAATAACTTAGACTATATTCAATTACATGGCGACGAAGCTCCTGAATATTGCGAAGAATTAAAGCTATTTGATATTAAAATTATTAAAGCATTTGGCATTGATGATAATTTTGATTTTACTGTTATTGATGATTATTTACCATTTATAGATTTTGTTTTGTTTGATAATAAATCACAACAATATGGAGGTACTGGCGAAAAATTTTCTTGGTATAAATTAAAGGAATACAATGGAATAAAGCCATATTTTTTAAGTGGAGGTTTAGATCAAATTGATATTCCTTATATCGAAGAATTATTAGGAAATACCAATATTTATGCTTTAGACTTTAATAGCAAATTAGAAATAGAACCAGCTTTAAAAGATATTGAAAAATGTAAAACAGTTATAGAGTTAACACATAAAATGTAA
- a CDS encoding T9SS type A sorting domain-containing protein — MNKFYKLTTLLALLFFANILQAQNYNDGRIRLRVWLHKVWSNANCGELGSQSYVIKDIRVRADDGSGGNFVTSPAGFNVNFRGGNNRYWNTYSGSNQLNSTQNAPSLQGNGYILFDRTYSGTSVPSEFQVLLGEAFESDCPNSLCGGSLWSYESCCLFGAESDDFRAFGSWTSVAFRGGEQGEVNYTQPVILNPADENSYAAVFAYQWDWVTPVKATCASPKYQDGPINLTVDFVGVFSDIDWDGGLGCGTGLAGDEDLRLKFRTRDNLTGTYSPLPTTAIKVSQNKPKWNNVSPVNILSKSYTTANTNMEDFDIQYLLWEEDSWSLFNCGSDDTPDGSGFSIWDPSSYFCINGDDIVTFGEKLDINWRNSPPNTYNYFEIPANLSTSDYRSWMLKFRYRWTIGAPSLGTISGAGDQLLCTGTTTSLCPTSHNNVTYFQWQVADGTSPAGDACGANLKWTDIPGEVCECFTPPQTPGTRIYRLAGYNRSGAGSTTSSGQRYDSTFSECTRITYFEYAPPIQSFACGSTISAGTAIPFSAPTAPDITAIGPNTGYTYTWSTSPAATISPTTGASTNITFNTPGTYTVSLNVNNPSCSGSATSTCTVNVVENACGYIYVDGVNGNDANAGTPANPVRTIATALTKVTSSLNHIRITAGTYNLTSKLTIPSDGVILDGDYEKVGGEWRKNNNLTTTVNINSSRENLVVSGSNYSGHYIGIESNTKNNWKILDIIFNVKNGGSSGTVSGAYLNKGQTIYGAYIYNSTGYEFVRCQMNVGNATNGANGTAGSKGTDGYVGNAGKNGSCDGSNGAGGATVTGPGTGARKGGNGGKGGNGGAEGYTTGQAGSTGGDGGSGRTGDPTAGGGGGRSSCDGGDGGSASGATTTKDGSTQNGTTGSPNHPAGYLTAPTATSPFWIPANRSANGGAGTGGGGGAGGGGGGGQGENCCWCVCNDGGGNGGGSGGTGGQGGTGGLGGFGGGSSFGLYHAGTGSGTLTNCDFNAGARGNGGNGGNGGAGGAGGNGGAGASACTSEVGRGGNGSKGGNGGAGGRGEDGAYGLSVNVQGVTPASITQSGAFLGNDANNQIAKYTLGCTNSEVNIAKLSGNAFNLGTMSATLINNVTPSLVSNTNGSGAKDLYVYYTSTGWFSTILNSASEYVKFIKITDTRNNPVINVTPLEICNEGTVNLTSTPNNPNSSTQFEWTIQESSPATITGLTTPTPVYTSTVEDPGDITLDNTTTVDKVYQIRYRTKDECCGWSIPQYQFVTVKPDPQPPTTLPKSPNVANVCEGSMLTLSGSASGSLGGSGSCAYEYQYSTDNGITWKDASGTLDAWSTTIPNFASVVGTNLIRARYNCTGTLDCNPSEPTQVSWIADEDVVATASVFNQYTCGDLPFATTTELTANNPSVGSGVWTKLSGAVTAATTCTTCPNPTVLGIPAGGSATFRWTVTNGACSQYADVPVTVPNITATNMASDHDNFVTCAVRNGNTYYYYDNNGKILAKIYDHSTPTDELQATEVGVDLYYTDYGTPTVADVPTVMTLADGIQPFLPRRWTVHPENSSDIDLTLYFTIDEYNALYNRAIGTKFQFAVMNELICSKFPFGGSDFTPNFTEPGIISGLPGEVYHPAFATYTGTDLKTYVTATISGINTFSTFYIHPYTWLAPLPVELISFTGTNVGDKNRLDWVTATEVNTDKFVVEKSIDGINWFDIGEVDAVGNSNQENNYLLYDNLPVIGNNYYRLRIIDLDATFKYSNIINIPLSASSSTGIVNVYPNPTTHNINIVVSSKVNQDATFQIFDVLGKQMIFETKALNTGLNTLNYNVTQFAKGAYIIKVVDSEGKTYQQKFIKD, encoded by the coding sequence ATGAATAAATTTTACAAATTAACTACTTTACTAGCGTTACTTTTCTTTGCAAACATATTGCAGGCACAAAACTATAATGATGGTCGCATTCGGCTAAGAGTTTGGTTGCATAAAGTATGGTCAAATGCTAACTGTGGAGAACTAGGCAGTCAGTCTTATGTAATTAAAGATATTAGAGTTCGTGCAGATGATGGTTCAGGTGGAAACTTTGTTACTTCACCTGCTGGTTTTAATGTTAATTTCCGAGGTGGAAATAATAGGTATTGGAATACATACTCTGGTTCTAATCAGTTAAACTCTACACAAAATGCACCATCATTACAAGGCAATGGTTATATTTTGTTCGATAGAACTTATTCAGGGACTTCTGTACCTTCTGAATTTCAAGTATTATTAGGCGAAGCATTTGAGAGCGATTGTCCTAATTCTCTTTGTGGCGGTTCTTTATGGTCTTACGAATCTTGCTGTTTATTCGGTGCAGAAAGTGATGATTTTAGAGCTTTTGGCTCTTGGACTTCAGTCGCCTTTAGAGGAGGAGAACAAGGCGAAGTAAACTATACACAACCTGTAATTTTAAATCCAGCAGACGAAAATAGTTATGCTGCTGTATTTGCTTATCAATGGGATTGGGTTACACCAGTCAAAGCTACTTGTGCTTCTCCTAAATATCAAGATGGGCCAATCAATCTAACTGTAGATTTTGTTGGCGTTTTTAGTGATATAGACTGGGATGGTGGTCTTGGTTGTGGTACTGGACTCGCTGGAGATGAGGATTTAAGATTGAAATTTAGAACAAGAGATAATTTAACAGGTACATATTCCCCTTTACCTACTACTGCTATAAAAGTAAGTCAAAATAAACCTAAATGGAATAATGTGTCTCCTGTAAACATACTTTCTAAAAGTTATACTACTGCCAACACTAATATGGAAGATTTTGATATTCAATATCTACTTTGGGAAGAAGATAGTTGGAGCTTATTCAATTGTGGTTCAGATGATACACCAGACGGAAGTGGTTTTTCTATATGGGATCCATCTTCTTATTTCTGTATTAACGGAGATGATATTGTAACTTTTGGCGAGAAATTAGATATTAATTGGCGTAATAGTCCACCAAACACCTATAACTATTTTGAAATTCCAGCAAATTTAAGCACTTCAGATTATAGAAGCTGGATGTTAAAATTCAGATATAGATGGACAATCGGTGCTCCTTCCTTAGGTACAATTTCTGGTGCTGGAGATCAATTATTATGTACTGGTACAACTACAAGTTTATGTCCAACTTCACACAATAATGTAACTTACTTCCAATGGCAAGTAGCAGATGGTACTTCTCCTGCCGGTGATGCTTGTGGTGCAAATTTAAAATGGACAGATATTCCTGGCGAAGTTTGTGAGTGTTTTACGCCACCACAAACACCTGGTACTAGAATTTATCGCCTTGCAGGTTATAATAGAAGTGGTGCTGGTAGTACAACATCTTCTGGTCAAAGATATGATTCTACTTTTTCAGAATGTACTAGAATTACTTATTTTGAGTATGCACCACCAATACAAAGTTTTGCTTGTGGGTCTACAATTTCTGCTGGTACAGCTATACCTTTTTCTGCACCAACAGCTCCAGACATTACAGCTATAGGACCAAATACTGGTTACACTTATACTTGGTCTACTTCTCCTGCTGCTACAATTTCACCTACAACAGGAGCTAGTACAAATATTACTTTCAATACACCAGGTACTTATACAGTATCTTTAAATGTAAATAATCCTTCTTGTTCTGGCTCTGCTACTTCTACATGCACCGTAAATGTAGTTGAAAATGCTTGTGGCTATATTTATGTAGATGGAGTAAATGGTAATGATGCCAATGCAGGTACACCAGCAAATCCAGTTAGGACAATAGCAACAGCACTTACAAAAGTAACATCATCTTTAAATCATATTAGGATCACAGCTGGTACTTACAATCTAACATCAAAATTAACTATACCTTCAGATGGAGTAATTTTAGATGGAGATTATGAAAAAGTAGGTGGCGAATGGCGTAAAAATAATAACCTTACAACAACTGTTAATATTAATTCTTCAAGAGAAAATTTAGTAGTTTCTGGATCTAATTACTCAGGACATTATATTGGTATAGAATCTAATACAAAAAATAATTGGAAAATATTAGATATTATATTTAATGTTAAAAACGGTGGTTCTTCAGGTACTGTATCAGGAGCTTATTTAAATAAAGGGCAAACTATATATGGTGCTTATATCTATAATTCAACAGGTTACGAGTTTGTAAGATGTCAAATGAATGTTGGTAATGCTACTAATGGTGCAAACGGTACTGCAGGTAGTAAAGGTACAGATGGTTATGTTGGTAATGCAGGAAAAAATGGCTCTTGTGATGGAAGTAATGGTGCAGGTGGGGCGACTGTTACTGGTCCTGGCACTGGTGCAAGAAAAGGAGGTAATGGTGGAAAAGGTGGAAATGGTGGCGCTGAAGGTTATACTACAGGTCAAGCTGGATCTACAGGTGGAGATGGTGGTAGTGGTCGTACTGGAGATCCAACTGCCGGTGGTGGTGGTGGTCGTTCAAGTTGTGATGGCGGAGATGGAGGCAGTGCATCGGGTGCTACAACGACGAAAGATGGTTCAACGCAAAATGGTACCACTGGAAGTCCAAATCATCCTGCTGGTTATTTAACAGCACCTACAGCAACAAGTCCATTCTGGATTCCTGCAAATAGATCGGCTAACGGTGGTGCTGGTACTGGTGGTGGCGGTGGAGCCGGCGGCGGCGGCGGTGGCGGTCAAGGTGAAAATTGTTGTTGGTGTGTTTGTAATGATGGCGGTGGAAATGGCGGTGGTTCTGGAGGAACAGGAGGTCAAGGAGGAACAGGAGGGCTTGGTGGCTTTGGTGGTGGTAGCTCCTTTGGTCTTTACCATGCAGGTACTGGTTCTGGTACTTTAACCAATTGTGATTTTAATGCAGGTGCAAGAGGAAATGGTGGAAATGGTGGAAATGGCGGTGCTGGTGGTGCTGGTGGAAATGGCGGTGCTGGTGCTTCAGCTTGTACTAGTGAAGTTGGTCGTGGTGGTAATGGTAGTAAAGGAGGAAATGGAGGCGCTGGTGGTAGAGGTGAAGACGGTGCTTATGGTTTGTCTGTTAATGTTCAAGGTGTAACACCTGCTTCCATAACTCAAAGTGGTGCTTTCTTAGGCAATGATGCTAATAATCAAATTGCAAAATATACTTTAGGTTGTACTAATTCAGAAGTTAATATTGCAAAACTAAGTGGAAATGCATTTAATTTAGGTACAATGAGTGCTACTTTAATAAATAATGTTACACCAAGTTTAGTTTCTAATACTAATGGGTCTGGTGCAAAAGATTTATATGTTTATTATACTTCAACAGGTTGGTTTAGTACTATACTTAATTCGGCATCAGAATATGTTAAGTTTATTAAAATTACAGATACAAGAAATAATCCAGTAATTAATGTAACTCCTCTAGAAATTTGTAATGAAGGAACTGTAAATCTTACCTCTACACCTAATAATCCTAATAGTTCAACACAATTTGAATGGACAATTCAAGAATCTTCTCCAGCAACTATAACTGGTTTAACTACTCCAACGCCAGTATATACTTCTACAGTAGAAGATCCAGGCGATATTACACTAGATAATACAACAACAGTAGATAAGGTATATCAAATTCGTTATCGAACAAAAGATGAATGTTGTGGTTGGTCTATACCGCAGTATCAATTTGTTACGGTAAAACCAGATCCACAACCTCCTACAACTTTACCTAAATCGCCAAATGTTGCAAATGTATGTGAGGGAAGTATGTTAACTTTATCTGGCTCTGCTAGTGGTTCATTAGGTGGTTCGGGTTCATGTGCTTACGAATATCAATATTCTACAGATAATGGTATTACTTGGAAAGATGCTAGTGGTACATTAGATGCATGGTCTACAACAATACCAAATTTTGCTTCTGTTGTTGGTACAAACCTTATTAGAGCAAGATATAATTGTACAGGTACATTAGATTGTAATCCATCTGAACCAACTCAAGTGTCTTGGATTGCAGATGAAGATGTTGTGGCTACAGCATCAGTATTCAATCAATATACTTGTGGAGACTTGCCATTTGCAACAACTACAGAATTAACAGCAAACAATCCTAGTGTTGGTTCTGGAGTTTGGACTAAGCTAAGTGGTGCTGTTACAGCTGCAACAACTTGTACAACATGTCCTAATCCAACGGTACTTGGTATTCCAGCAGGTGGCTCTGCTACATTTAGATGGACTGTTACCAATGGTGCTTGTTCTCAATATGCAGATGTACCAGTAACGGTACCAAATATTACAGCAACAAATATGGCATCAGATCATGATAATTTTGTTACTTGTGCTGTAAGAAATGGTAATACTTATTATTACTATGATAATAATGGTAAAATTTTAGCAAAAATTTATGACCATTCTACACCAACAGATGAATTACAAGCTACGGAGGTAGGTGTAGATTTGTATTATACAGATTATGGTACACCAACAGTTGCAGATGTGCCGACCGTGATGACGCTTGCTGATGGTATTCAGCCATTTTTACCAAGAAGATGGACAGTACATCCAGAAAATAGTTCAGATATAGATTTAACATTATATTTTACTATTGATGAATATAATGCTTTATACAATAGAGCTATAGGTACTAAATTCCAATTTGCGGTAATGAATGAGTTAATTTGTTCTAAATTTCCATTTGGAGGTTCTGACTTTACACCTAATTTTACAGAACCTGGTATTATTTCTGGTTTACCTGGAGAAGTATATCATCCTGCATTTGCTACATATACAGGAACTGATTTAAAAACTTATGTAACAGCAACAATTAGTGGAATAAATACTTTCTCAACATTCTATATACATCCGTATACTTGGTTAGCACCATTGCCTGTGGAATTAATTTCATTTACAGGTACAAATGTTGGCGATAAAAATAGATTAGATTGGGTTACTGCAACAGAGGTTAATACAGATAAATTTGTTGTAGAAAAAAGTATAGATGGTATTAATTGGTTTGACATCGGAGAGGTTGATGCAGTTGGAAATAGTAATCAAGAAAATAATTACTTATTATATGATAACTTACCAGTTATAGGCAATAACTATTATCGTTTAAGAATTATAGATTTAGATGCTACATTTAAGTACAGTAATATTATTAATATTCCATTGTCAGCTTCTTCTTCTACAGGTATAGTTAATGTTTATCCTAATCCAACTACACACAATATTAATATTGTAGTATCTTCTAAAGTAAACCAAGATGCAACATTCCAAATATTTGATGTACTTGGTAAACAAATGATTTTTGAAACTAAGGCATTAAATACTGGTTTAAATACTTTAAATTATAATGTAACTCAGTTTGCAAAAGGTGCTTATATTATTAAGGTAGTTGACTCAGAAGGAAAAACTTATCAGCAGAAATTTATTAAAGACTAA
- a CDS encoding CRTAC1 family protein encodes MEKIQKLTLLVLFNIIFFYSKGQAQTKLFDIIKGNELGVNFINKVTETENENIFVKGLLYFNAGAGVAVGDINNDMLPDIFFAGNQNSSKLFLNLGNFKFKDVSKQYNINTTTWCTGTYMVDVNNDGWLDIYVLKTQNNTPLTGGNLLFINYNGKYFKEESEKYKLNLNDRFLAGTFIDYDNDGDLDLYLAKYPDNSKTGNSLNFDFNLTYPKEFGNDIFLENTDKGFINISNKVNIHKENGFGISVTSADINLDGFQDIYVGNDFAENDFLYINNKNKTFTDKIKEKTIHTSLFTMGVDINDVNNDLLPDILSLDMNPEELSKYKMDFGGFDFNIYEQTKNNYNKQEIRNCLQLQNTDGTFSDIGQLDKIAFTDWSWSPLIADFDLDGYKDIFISNGQKKDVLNQDIYMYKLDSIASTLENGWEGITNLKTLELVPDAQLHNYLFKNINGLNFQKSNTTWLNSIPSKSTGAAYADFDLDGDIDIVTNELDDYPLFYRNNSNILLNKKYLEITPYYQSNIAFGCYAFLFYKDKKIYTNLLTSRGFMSSSQSFLHFGLDTSIVNIDSLKIYYNNTEYSYYNLKPNQIIKLDLNKCNNINIQNTPVKPKINFVKLDTFPYVNQNYYELMRNNMLFQTDNISQPLANKYDVDNDKTEELIICNKEKITFYKINVGDTLNKVLEFSLNLSPKYFISDFKLAIQNNKKYIILSLNTLENNQYSDSLNYLRSYEILYTNNTFSLHLDTTFLPHINFPLTTFEINTNLDTLLIAEGAFETKAYKQNIQLYTKYNKKWIEQDLSKNLLSKYKLNHNIKKLFFYDVNNDNKKDIVISGFYLPIFAILNTNNQFDSIYIIDSALGFWNNIKYIKDNTNDSMYLFKLNIGENFRFNLKSEKEIKLYINNFNRNNKNNLIYCTNINNSDFPIYNFKDFSTKFPDTRKNAYSPLKYANLNINKIFNDEKMIDTSVVYTINNTQSKINNNIYKELQTTQLNDVLFNENTQTYIFAGNNYNLRHDLGYIDNASIIIANKSFTSFNTYNYIQDQITQLISIKNSIYCIGYQGVYRINL; translated from the coding sequence ATGGAAAAAATACAAAAACTTACATTACTAGTATTATTTAATATAATTTTTTTTTATTCTAAAGGTCAAGCACAAACAAAACTATTTGATATAATAAAAGGGAATGAACTTGGTGTAAATTTTATTAATAAAGTAACTGAAACAGAAAATGAAAATATTTTTGTAAAAGGATTACTATACTTCAATGCAGGTGCAGGTGTAGCTGTTGGAGATATTAATAACGATATGTTACCAGATATTTTCTTTGCAGGCAACCAAAACTCGTCTAAATTATTTTTAAATCTAGGGAATTTTAAATTTAAAGATGTCTCAAAACAATACAATATCAATACTACTACTTGGTGTACTGGTACATATATGGTAGATGTAAATAACGATGGATGGTTAGACATCTATGTATTAAAAACACAAAATAATACACCTTTAACTGGAGGAAACTTATTGTTTATAAATTATAATGGAAAATACTTCAAAGAAGAATCAGAAAAATATAAATTAAACCTAAATGATAGGTTTCTTGCAGGTACATTTATAGACTATGATAATGATGGCGATTTAGACTTATACCTTGCAAAATATCCTGATAACAGTAAAACAGGAAATAGTTTAAATTTTGATTTTAACTTAACCTATCCAAAAGAGTTTGGAAATGATATTTTTTTAGAAAATACAGATAAAGGTTTTATTAATATTTCCAACAAAGTAAATATACATAAAGAAAATGGCTTTGGAATTTCTGTAACAAGTGCAGATATTAATTTAGATGGTTTCCAAGATATTTATGTAGGAAATGATTTTGCAGAAAATGATTTTTTATATATAAATAATAAAAACAAAACATTTACTGATAAAATTAAAGAAAAAACAATACATACTTCTTTGTTTACAATGGGTGTAGATATTAATGATGTAAATAACGATTTATTACCAGATATTTTATCATTAGATATGAATCCAGAAGAACTCTCAAAATATAAAATGGATTTTGGTGGTTTTGATTTTAATATATATGAGCAAACAAAAAACAACTATAACAAACAAGAAATTCGCAATTGCCTACAATTACAAAATACAGATGGTACATTTTCAGATATAGGACAATTAGATAAAATTGCTTTCACAGACTGGAGCTGGTCGCCACTAATTGCAGACTTTGATCTTGATGGTTACAAAGATATTTTCATTTCAAATGGACAGAAAAAAGATGTTTTAAATCAAGATATTTATATGTATAAGTTAGATTCAATAGCTAGCACACTAGAAAATGGTTGGGAAGGCATTACTAATTTAAAAACACTCGAATTAGTACCTGATGCTCAGCTGCACAACTATTTATTTAAAAATATAAACGGATTAAACTTTCAAAAAAGTAATACTACTTGGCTTAACTCAATACCCTCTAAATCAACAGGTGCAGCTTATGCCGATTTTGATTTAGATGGAGATATTGATATTGTAACCAACGAATTAGACGATTATCCACTGTTTTATAGAAACAACTCAAATATATTACTTAATAAAAAATATTTAGAAATTACTCCATACTATCAAAGTAATATAGCATTTGGTTGCTACGCATTTTTATTTTATAAGGATAAAAAAATATATACAAACCTATTAACATCAAGAGGTTTTATGTCTTCTTCTCAATCTTTTTTACACTTTGGTTTAGATACAAGTATTGTTAATATAGACTCTCTAAAAATATACTATAATAATACTGAATATAGCTATTATAATTTAAAACCTAATCAAATTATAAAATTAGATTTAAACAAGTGCAACAATATAAATATTCAAAATACACCTGTAAAACCCAAAATAAACTTTGTTAAATTAGATACATTTCCTTATGTTAATCAAAATTACTACGAGCTAATGAGAAATAATATGTTATTTCAAACAGACAACATAAGTCAACCATTAGCCAATAAATATGATGTTGATAACGATAAAACGGAAGAACTTATTATTTGCAATAAAGAAAAAATAACATTTTATAAAATAAATGTAGGAGATACTTTAAATAAAGTACTCGAATTTAGCTTAAATCTATCACCAAAGTATTTTATTTCTGATTTTAAATTAGCAATCCAAAATAATAAAAAATATATAATACTATCACTAAATACCTTAGAGAATAATCAATATAGCGATTCCTTAAATTATTTGCGGTCATATGAAATATTATACACGAATAATACCTTCTCTTTACATCTAGATACTACATTTTTGCCACATATAAATTTCCCATTAACAACATTCGAAATAAATACTAACTTAGATACATTACTCATAGCAGAAGGAGCATTTGAAACAAAAGCATACAAGCAAAATATTCAATTGTACACAAAATATAATAAAAAATGGATTGAACAAGATTTAAGCAAAAACTTACTGTCAAAATATAAACTAAATCATAATATTAAAAAACTATTCTTTTATGATGTCAATAATGATAATAAGAAAGATATAGTAATATCCGGATTTTATTTGCCAATATTCGCAATACTTAATACCAATAATCAGTTCGATTCTATTTATATAATAGATTCTGCTTTAGGATTTTGGAATAACATAAAATATATTAAAGATAATACCAACGACTCTATGTATTTATTCAAGCTAAATATTGGAGAGAATTTTAGATTCAACCTAAAGTCAGAAAAAGAGATAAAACTCTACATAAATAATTTTAATAGGAATAATAAAAATAATCTAATTTATTGCACTAATATAAATAATTCAGATTTTCCAATATATAACTTTAAAGACTTTTCTACAAAATTTCCAGATACAAGGAAAAATGCCTACTCACCACTAAAGTACGCTAATTTAAATATAAATAAAATATTTAATGACGAAAAAATGATAGATACTTCTGTTGTTTATACAATTAACAATACACAATCAAAAATAAATAATAATATATACAAAGAGTTGCAAACTACTCAACTTAATGATGTACTTTTCAATGAAAATACACAAACCTATATATTCGCCGGCAATAACTATAATCTAAGACACGATTTAGGATATATAGATAATGCTTCTATAATTATAGCCAATAAATCATTTACTTCGTTCAATACTTATAATTATATACAAGACCAAATAACTCAACTTATATCAATTAAAAATTCTATATATTGTATTGGTTATCAAGGTGTTTATAGAATTAATTTATAA
- a CDS encoding phosphatase PAP2 family protein has product MKKNNYFITIVLILCISFLLISCNRSTQRNKIIQSVDLEQVSLNRKLTQILVKDQFAPPNVSRIYAYCNLIYFYFLDANNNNILKDLIDNWSIQNYTQNLNSIDKNYIARLAFLETAKRITYSVNFWDNEIEKLKTEISKKISATRLIELNKIFNLYYNEYVAYIANDNFKKRLEYPIYKVIDSAKSYQLTPPYFKSAIEPYWSTLRPFFINNVNDYSLVYDYDSDFSTDKNSSFYKENLQMYNILNQNDSIKNIALFWDCNPVQVELYGHAMKFKYRMTPGSHWIEIINSNIANFNLTNEQTAELYMLVSLTMADAFIVCWKDKYYYNSIRPITYINRYIDNNWSCILQTPNFPEYPSGHSTISTAISFILTKYIGENVHIVDDSQVRFNLPVQYFNSFNEAAYQAGESRIYGGIHYRKAIDDGRVQGNKIGTFIWKKYKNLHY; this is encoded by the coding sequence ATGAAAAAGAATAATTATTTTATTACAATTGTATTAATACTATGCATATCTTTTTTATTAATATCTTGTAATAGAAGTACTCAAAGAAATAAAATTATTCAGAGTGTAGATTTAGAACAAGTTAGTTTAAATAGAAAGTTAACTCAAATATTAGTAAAAGATCAATTTGCACCACCTAATGTTTCTAGGATTTATGCCTATTGTAATTTAATTTATTTTTATTTTTTAGATGCTAATAATAATAATATATTGAAAGATTTAATCGATAATTGGAGCATACAAAATTATACCCAAAATCTTAATAGCATAGATAAAAATTATATTGCTCGTTTAGCATTTTTGGAGACAGCTAAGCGAATTACATATTCTGTAAATTTTTGGGATAATGAAATAGAGAAACTTAAAACAGAAATAAGCAAAAAAATAAGTGCTACTCGTCTTATAGAATTAAATAAGATATTTAATTTGTACTATAATGAGTATGTTGCCTATATTGCAAATGATAATTTTAAAAAAAGATTAGAATATCCTATATATAAAGTGATTGACTCAGCTAAAAGCTATCAGTTAACACCTCCTTACTTTAAATCAGCTATAGAACCTTATTGGAGTACACTAAGACCTTTCTTCATCAATAATGTTAATGATTATTCTTTAGTATATGATTATGATTCAGATTTTTCTACAGACAAAAATAGTTCATTCTATAAAGAAAATCTTCAAATGTATAACATACTAAATCAAAATGATTCAATAAAAAATATTGCTCTTTTTTGGGATTGTAATCCTGTACAAGTTGAACTTTATGGGCATGCAATGAAATTTAAATACAGAATGACACCAGGTTCTCATTGGATAGAAATTATTAATAGTAATATTGCTAATTTTAATTTAACTAACGAACAGACTGCAGAATTGTATATGTTGGTTTCGTTAACAATGGCAGATGCTTTTATAGTTTGTTGGAAAGATAAATATTATTATAATTCAATAAGACCAATAACATATATAAATAGATATATAGATAATAATTGGAGCTGCATCTTGCAAACACCAAATTTTCCAGAATATCCAAGCGGTCACAGTACAATTTCTACAGCAATTTCATTTATTTTAACTAAATATATAGGAGAAAATGTGCATATTGTAGATGATTCTCAGGTTAGATTTAATCTGCCAGTTCAATATTTTAATTCATTTAATGAAGCAGCATATCAAGCAGGAGAGAGTAGAATATATGGTGGTATCCATTATCGAAAAGCAATTGACGATGGCAGAGTCCAAGGAAATAAAATAGGAACATTTATATGGAAAAAATACAAAAACTTACATTACTAG